The Zalophus californianus isolate mZalCal1 chromosome 7, mZalCal1.pri.v2, whole genome shotgun sequence genome includes a region encoding these proteins:
- the AIF1 gene encoding allograft inflammatory factor 1 isoform X1 — translation MSQTRDLQGGKAFGLLKAQQEERLDEINKQFLDDPKYSSDEDLPSKLETFKKKYMEFDLNGNGDIDIMSLKRMLEKLGVPKTHLELKKLIREVSGGSGETFSYSDFLKMMLGKRSAILKINKNEQTTTTCNNVDELLQHNVEQKKTDTGKLLLYNSICIKYKKG, via the exons ATGAGCCAAACCAGGGATTTACAGG GAGGAAAAGCCTTCGGGCTGCTGAAGGCCCAGCAGGAAGAGAGACTCGATGAAATCAACAAG CAGTTCCTGGATGATCCCAAATATAGCAGTGATGAGGATCTGCCCTCCAAACTGGAAACCTTCAAGA AGAAATACATGGAGTTTGACCTGAATGGAAACGGAGATATCG ATATCATGTCCTTGAAGCGGATGCTGGAGAAACTGGGGGTCCCCAAGACCCACCTGGAGCTCAAGAAATTAATCAGGGAGGTGTCCGGCGGCTCTGGGGAGACTTTCAGCTACTCTGACTTCCTCAAGATGATGCTGGGCAAGAGATCTGCCATCTTAAAAAT CAACAAGAATGAACAAACCACAACTacatgcaacaatgtggatgaacttcTTCaacataatgttgagcaaaagaagacagacacaggaAAACTCTTACTGTATAATTCCATCTGTATAAAGTACAAAAAAGGGTAA
- the AIF1 gene encoding allograft inflammatory factor 1 isoform X2 gives MSQTRDLQGGKAFGLLKAQQEERLDEINKFLDDPKYSSDEDLPSKLETFKKKYMEFDLNGNGDIDIMSLKRMLEKLGVPKTHLELKKLIREVSGGSGETFSYSDFLKMMLGKRSAILKINKNEQTTTTCNNVDELLQHNVEQKKTDTGKLLLYNSICIKYKKG, from the exons ATGAGCCAAACCAGGGATTTACAGG GAGGAAAAGCCTTCGGGCTGCTGAAGGCCCAGCAGGAAGAGAGACTCGATGAAATCAACAAG TTCCTGGATGATCCCAAATATAGCAGTGATGAGGATCTGCCCTCCAAACTGGAAACCTTCAAGA AGAAATACATGGAGTTTGACCTGAATGGAAACGGAGATATCG ATATCATGTCCTTGAAGCGGATGCTGGAGAAACTGGGGGTCCCCAAGACCCACCTGGAGCTCAAGAAATTAATCAGGGAGGTGTCCGGCGGCTCTGGGGAGACTTTCAGCTACTCTGACTTCCTCAAGATGATGCTGGGCAAGAGATCTGCCATCTTAAAAAT CAACAAGAATGAACAAACCACAACTacatgcaacaatgtggatgaacttcTTCaacataatgttgagcaaaagaagacagacacaggaAAACTCTTACTGTATAATTCCATCTGTATAAAGTACAAAAAAGGGTAA
- the AIF1 gene encoding allograft inflammatory factor 1 isoform X3, protein MSQTRDLQGGKAFGLLKAQQEERLDEINKQFLDDPKYSSDEDLPSKLETFKKKYMEFDLNGNGDIDIMSLKRMLEKLGVPKTHLELKKLIREVSGGSGETFSYSDFLKMMLGKRSAILKMILMYEEKAREQEKPAGPPTKKNISELP, encoded by the exons ATGAGCCAAACCAGGGATTTACAGG GAGGAAAAGCCTTCGGGCTGCTGAAGGCCCAGCAGGAAGAGAGACTCGATGAAATCAACAAG CAGTTCCTGGATGATCCCAAATATAGCAGTGATGAGGATCTGCCCTCCAAACTGGAAACCTTCAAGA AGAAATACATGGAGTTTGACCTGAATGGAAACGGAGATATCG ATATCATGTCCTTGAAGCGGATGCTGGAGAAACTGGGGGTCCCCAAGACCCACCTGGAGCTCAAGAAATTAATCAGGGAGGTGTCCGGCGGCTCTGGGGAGACTTTCAGCTACTCTGACTTCCTCAAGATGATGCTGGGCAAGAGATCTGCCATCTTAAAAAT GATCCTGATGTATGAGGAGAAAGCGAGAGAACAGGAGAAGCCAGCAGGTCCCCCAACCAAGAAAAATATCTCTGAGTTGCCCTAA